TGGCGGCCTTGCCTTTCCAGGCGGCGAGGGCGGAGGCCTGGAGTGCACGGCCGTAGGAGAAGGAGAGTTTCCAGGGCCGGTGCAGGGCCGTCTGGTTCATGGCGTTCAGGTTCTGAGTGGCCTCTTCCTCGCTCTGGCCTCCAGACAGGAAGGTGATGCCTTGGGGGGGTAGTAGTATGTTTAGCAATTTGGTGATGGTTTCATTTTGGCATCACCGATCAACCAAATACCGTTTTTACTTCAAGTTTCAAGTCTACCTTTTCACCTAACCTCACCTGTTTGGGACAATCACTGTGTTAGATCACATCCCAATACTTACATTATTATCACCACCTCGACAAACCCCCAACCCAGTCTCACCAGGCACGGCGGCAGGGACAGTGCGCCTCAGGGCAGTGACGGTGGCCATGCCGACCTCCTGGGGGGTGAACTTCTTGGGGCAGGAGTGTCCGGCGGTGACCATGTTAGGCTTCAGCAGGGTGCCCTCCAAGTAGACATGATGATCGTTCAGGGCCTTGTACGTGGCAGCCAGAACCTGGTGAGGGTTGGGTTTAGAGAGGCGTTTGGTTCAGGTTCAGTGACGTGAACTTAAATTGGGGCATGACTAAGAGGAGAATGAGGGATGAGTTTGTAATTCCATGCTGGTAAACCAGTACAGCACTGGCTTTGTGGAAGGGAGAGAAAATGACAAATGTGATTCACAAGTGTTTAACTGAAGGCCAACAAAGTATTTGAGAGGACAGCAAGATTATGATCACCTTCTCTGTGACGTACTGAGTGCACAGCAGGTCATGGTCTCCATCAGGCAGAATCTCTGGCTCCACAATGGGCACCAGGCCATTCTGAGGAGAGGACAGTTATCACATGTGGACACAGTATATGGACAAATCTTGCCTTTGAGGAATTTCTCAGTTCATTTGTTAGTTTTGTGCGTAAAGTCAGGTAGTGTATACAGTAGCAGTACTGTGTGTCTAAGACAATTTCCCCCTCTGGGACATTATATTTTATCCTACCCTAAACACTACAGTTTTAAAACAAAGTTCTCATGGCATGCACACACCTGTTGGCAGATACTGGCGTATCTGGCAAGTACGTTAGCATTCTCTGCGATAGCGAGGGCTGAGGGGCAGGCGTCTGAAATCTTGAGCACACACCTCCACTTGGCGAAGTCACAACCGTCCTTCTTGTACTGAGCACAACGCCCCGAGAGTCCATCAAGACCTGATGAGAGGTTTTTATAATACATTGCTTCCATGGTCATGCCACCATGTCAAACTGACTAAATGTGGGCTAGGGAGATTGGAGAAGCTGGTTGATTTTAATGTATAGCTTTAATGCATTTGTTACTTAGAGTTGCAAAAGAAATGAGCTATTCTTACCCTGTGTGGTCATCTCTCCATCTGTTCCATTCAGACCAGCTGTGCCATTGTCCACCTAGAAAACAAACAGTCAAACTATAACCCCTTTCCTAGGGTTGGGTGGTATCCAGATGTTCATACAGTGGTAGCGATTTTGTACCATACCGGAGTATGTACAACCAAAAGTTCACACAAGGGGCACTATTTTCCCAAATGGGGGAAATGGGGGGGcacaatacaatttaaaaaatctaattttattagtcacatacacatggttagcagatgttattgtgagtgtagcgaaatgcttgtgcgtcTAGtgccgacagtgcagcaatagcTAACAATTCCACATGTTGGGTTCCGAGAATGAAATATGCTTACACAGGTCACTGAGGGAGTGCTGAGGTTTAGAGGGTCTAGTCCAGAAGTtcatggttataggaggaaggtatatagtgtgggcaattaagcttggaatgtgttgagtgcagggaagcgattacatgtggcaggcattgataaggggagagagccatggatCAGTGATaagtggggttgaggtcaggtcacctTTAAGGGAAAAATACAAGTTTATGGCCTGTATCACTTAGTGTCCTGCCTAGCAGTAAAGAatgatgtgtaggaggagactcagcctatGAGGAACCGTttaatatcagtgcttgtgtgaaaatgtttttgtccgatgcagctgtattgaccctctgggagaataaacttggttaattaagctttcatagtgtccgttTAGTTTTTTACTCAGAATTAGAACctcaactacctaatacacacatctaagtaaagacatggaataagaatatatacatatatggaggagcaatgacagagcggcataggcaagatgcaatagaggatacaaaatacagtatataatgatttcaagtctgtatgtaggcagcagcctctgttcgtgatggctgtttaacagtctgatggccaaaaaaaaaaaaaaaaaaaaaagcagtttTTCCAGTcgctctgtcccagctttgatgcaccggtGCGGACCTCGCCTTGTGGATGGTAGCAGAGCGAACAGTGGTGGTTATGGTCCTTGATCTTTTTAGTCTTCCTGTGAcgtcgggtgctgtaggtgtcctagaaGGCAAGTAGTTTCcccccggtgatacgttgtgctctgctgtttcctgaagtccacaatcatctttgttttgttgacgttgagtgaggttgttttcctgacaccacactccaagggccctcacctcctccctttaggctgtcttGTGGTTGTTGGccatcaagcctactactgttgtctgcaaacttgatgattgagttggaggtgtgcatggccacacagtcatgggtgaacagagagtacaggagggggctgagcacgaacccttgtggggccccagtgttgaggatcagcaaagtggagatgtttcctaccttcaccacctgggggcagaaCATCGGGAAGTCCAGGACAAAATTGCACAGGTCGGGGTTGaaacccagggcctcaagcttattgatgggcttggagggtactatggtgttgaatgctgagctatagtagtcaatgaacagcattcttagataggtattcctcttgtccagatgggatagggcagtgcgatggcgattgcatcgccTGTGGACCAATTGGGGCAGAAAGCAAATTGAAgcgggtctagggtgacaggtaaggtggtggtgatatgatcatttaggcaacagggatcttgatcGAGGAAGGGATTGAATGTCTcggctgtaaccaagaagcttgagcTTGACATTTAGACACTTAGCAAACATAAATGCATAGCTTGAGCCCTGATCTGGAAATAATTCATTTGACACATCATAGATTTTAGTTATACTTAACTTAGCAATAAGTGGTGGCATAGCATACACTTTCAAAATACCctgatatatacagtatagagccCAAGCCTACCCTTTCCCAGTAGTGTTTGATTGTTATAATGCCATTAtattacatcacacacacaatcttgATAAGTGAAACCGGTATATACTCCAGTAGTGAGTTGTTGGCTGGTTGGGCATATGATTATAATTGCCTTCACCTAACCAATCTTATCAGTAGACTATGGGAAGAGTGTGGCCATGTCCAAATACCCACACTAGCCTACTACATAATTAAACTGCATACTAATTTCAGCGTTTGATCTAGTACAATTCACTTCCCTGATCAAGGATTGAAGGATGGTATTGCTGGTCCTCTCACCTTGATGCCGACCACAATGCCCTTGTCCTTGATGACCTGGGGGAAGAGGACACCCTTGTCAGACTTCTGATACAGTGTCTCGTGAAAAAAGATGATTCCACCAATGCAGTTGGGGTCAACTGCAGAGAACAGGAGGTCGCGGAAAGTCCGACGGTTCTCCTCAGTGTTCTCTACGTTAATCTTCTGCAGGCGGTTACTCATGGTGCCTGGACGGAGAAATTGGCAGGGAAGAACATTAGTGGCATTTCAGGGGGGAGAACAAGGCCTGCAAGAATGACAGATTCCTGCAACTTCTCAAATTAAGGCTACCTCCAACTCTTACCCTTCAGATGCCAAACTCATACAGGCCACCACTACTTGCTGAGAAAATACAACACCCACTTCGCCAACACCCTCTCCACCCCACTCATCCAGTCCTCCATGGCCAGTTTGGCCTACTCACCTGTGGACTCATCTGCTGCCAGAATGCCCTTCCCTGGAGCCACGATCCTCTGGGCTATGTCAGAGAGTTCCTTCTTCTGCAccggagagagggatgggaactGGGTTGTCATCCTGTGTATGTGAGAAAAGTCAGTTAACAGAAAAAAAGGAATTGAATCAATTCAATCCAGTAACCTATATTTGCTTACATAGGCTAATTTGTCTTGATGGTGGTTCAAGTGTGGTTTATTCTCAGACACTGACAGTACCCACCACCTCTGTACAGGACCTTCACCCTCCTCCCTCAGCAACTGTCAATATATGGCTTGAAGTTTGAACTTTAGTCTGAAAGCTGGGGTGTATTAAttatgccgattctgttgaaaaaacgTTTAGCTCAGTTGGGTCTATAAAAAAATAAGTGGATGGATGAAGTTTGAAGGAACCGAAGACTTTACTCCACTTTAGAGCATAGAAACATCGATCATGAATATATGTGTAGCTTGTGACAAACACGTCGCCGACTTTTCAGATTGGAATGGCAACGTGTttaaaacattacattttaaCTGCTACAACTTTGTTTAATAATGATTAGCGATTAACCGACATTTATTTTTTGCCTGTTTATTAAACTACTAATTGACCGAGTTctgttcaattacttgaattccattttgttcgtttttttttttgagcCCAACGTGCCTTTTCTCTAGAGAAATCAAATAATTTACGAGAGAAATCAAGTCAAGAACTATGTGGGACGCTGGGCTGAAAGGAGTTTTAGTTTtcattaagcaaatattcaacctagttctGCGCAGAAGAGTGGTAATTAGCTACCATAATCAGCGCCTGTTTCCGGCTCGGACAGAGACTGATCAGAGATCtatatataatgacgagatgctcatgtctccgccctaaaAATGGGAATCGTTGTCCCAAAATAACCCATAAACGCATTTTGGcaagagtgaaacctctcgcttcaGCTCTTCCCCTATAGACATATACTATTACGCCTGCTACTGTCGATAGACTGCATAggagaggaatgtacacaactaAATGACAGGTTGAAAGTGTGCTatatctactttgaagaactagtaaAATGATTGTCAATGACAGCGCTGCAGCAAAGGCAGGCTAGCTACACAGGTTGGCTAAAGACAGTAAAGCCTGGGGAGCACAGATAACGTTAGATTTGTCTGGTTGGCTGCCAGACACTACTTGAGCAGAAATTAGATGCCTGCGGAAttaaaaatagtcaaataaaaacGAATATacacaaattacatttgatttaatttcctATTCTTCTATTGATGTCTACCCAACGTGGACCTGACTGAGACAATGTAATAGTTTCAATGTTTTGGCAGTTAAATTTTCACTTATTTCTGTTGTTGTCTTATGTCTGTGCTTTGCCGCATTTTTTTAAAATCCCAttccccgtccccacaggaggcattttgccttttggtaggccgtcattgtaaataagaatttgttcttaactgacctagttaaataaagtttacaaAAAACATTGACTTTGGAATTTCCATTAAAAGCGCCAAAAATCAGTGTCATTATTTTCTAATGCatttaatgttttaaaaataataattgtaatcGAAAACAGTTATTATCCTAATAGAACTGAAAACGGCCTCGAAATGCATTAATCACTCAGCACTATCGTTTATGTACCCACCAGCTTTTACGTCACCTTTAGTGTTTGGtataaaacgttttgcaacagaatctgcgaaatgaatacacccctgataaATTACCCTCTCCCTGGGACAAATAGGTTCACAGTAAACCGGGAGTCAGTCGTACCATTTAAAATATAATTAAAAAGAGCATTCCGGAGGACCAGAAAGGTATATTTTGCCAACATATTCGCGATAACAAGATTACCCTACATCATTAACACAAGTTAAGCCAGCCAGAACATAAGCGCAGGTAGAACGCGgatgtaaatgtacattttgtaGGGCATTTCAGACTACCTAAACGCTGACAATCACGAGCTGTCGAGTTACATGATTTCAATTATATACGTGTATATCTACATTTTAGATAAGCAAAAAAAAGTTATAGGCTTACACTTGCATTACAAATAGTTAGCCTACACTGTTTTGACTAGACAGAAGAGGTATCTGACGCATGGGTTGCAGAGGTTCGCATACTTCATCGAGCCTAAAAAAAAATGCGAACTTCCAAAGACTTTCTTGCAACATCGGACTGAAACATTGTAACCTACTACAATTCCATTGCAACATTTCAGAGTATCGACTTTCAGCGCTGCTGTCCACCGGCAACCTTTCCCAACGTTTTAGTACGTTTAGGCTAAGCTTGAAGCTGAAAGGAAAACTTACTTAAAAATATGACAAAGTCAACACCGACAGCTGCAGAAAATGAATAGAAAATAGGTCTTCTACTTCCAAGCAACAATTATGACTCGTTGAGAAGGCCGATTCCGGCTAACAAAGCATTATTTATTGAACGGGATGACGGAGGCGGGAGGCTGCAATTGGTCGAGAAAGTCGGACGGGGGCTTGTTAGTGTATCAATGCATCTTTTGTGGACTTTGAGTTTTATCAGAAGTTGATAGTATGACTTCCAAGATAAAAGGAAGGCCATGTATACTCAGGTAACCTTTTGTTATACATTACAGCACGCGTTGAGTGCTTGATGATGGTGTGTGCGCCTTAAAATAAATCCAGATAATATTTATTATGTTGCTTTTCAGGTTTCATACGGTCTTGTCTATcctgctgttgtgtgtgtgtctgtgtctgtaggcTACATATGTACATCTGTCTGTACGTCAAATCAAAGTTAATTGGTCGCTTACACAGTTTAACAGAAGATATAGCGGGTGCAGTGAAATGCGTATGTAGCTAGCTCCTTACAAAGCAGTAAAATGTCAACAACAAATacacaaataacaaaaaaataaatacaagaaATATCTGAATGAATCCAATGAACAACAGGaatagcactgtaacagtaatTCAAACGCAATATATACCAGTGGCGGCTGGTGGCACTTTAAATGGGGAggaggctcattgtaatggctggaatggaatttctgcagatccagtttctgctgtttTGCCTGTGGCCATTGAAcctccctgacctgttcaccagatgtgctaccttgtcgtgctgctgctccagtttcaactgtcctgcctgcggctatggaaccctgacctgtttaccGGATTTGCTGCATTGTCCCGGACTTCCTATTTtcaaccctttctctctctacctaccgcacctgctgtctcgacctctgaatgctcggctatgaaaagacaactcacatttactcctgaggtgctgacctgttgcaccctctacaaccacggttattattatttgaccctactggtcatctatgaacgtttgaacacctggtttccatcataggaggttggtggcaccttaattggggaggacgagctcgtggtaatggctggagcagattttgtggaatggtatcaaatacattgaaaaatgtaatcaaattttgtcacatgcaccgaatacaacatgtgcagaccttacagtgaaatgcttacttacaagcccataaccaaccaTGCTTAAAGAAGTTTGAAGGAAAAAAAAATTGttcagtaaaaaataaatgtttagggCCGTCCTCTGAcattgcctggtatagaggtcctggatggcaggaagcttggccccagtgatgtactgggccatggtttccatgtgtttgataccattccattcactccattccaatcattattatgagccgtcctcccctcacaaGATATACTAAGAAGGATATGTACAGCAGTACATATATTAGAGCgagctatgtcaagaatccagtatataaacaaatgtgcagtgtgtgtgtgtataaacagtgttaactaaaatgcaatgtacagtagaaTGAGCTATGTCGAGAACACAGCATTTAAATACACAATACAAAACCCTTTGGCATCTGAGACACCTGTCTCTACTTCTAGGTTTGTCGGTTTTAGAATGGAGTTATCGTCTACAATGGATTGGTGTCGAAATGACAGAAACCCCTAAAACTCAACTAATAAGTAATTTATGTCTGCATAGGTCAGCAGTATCTGATATATTGCTCTGATAAGGTTCCTTTGGAATCATGCTATACCACTTTATAACAGTTCAGGAAGACAAAGGTCGACTGATGTGTGCCAACCAAGTAAGTCATGTTTGAAAAATACTTATTTGGTGGAAATTGAATTGTGTTATGTGGTGCACACATTGTAATTATTTACTTGGGACAGATAAGTCATTACTTTAATGGCCATGGGCAGGGacaacctacagtgccttcagaaagtattcacaccccttgactttttccacattttgttgtgttacaggcataatttaaaatggtttaaattgaGATTATttttgtcactgacctacacacaatacctcataatatcaaagtggaattgtgtttttctaaatgtttacaaataatttaaaaatgaaaagctgaaatgtattgagtcaataagtattcaacccctttgttatggcaagcctaaataagttaaagagaaaaaaatgtgcttaacaagtcacataatatgttTCATGGACTCACCTTGTGGGCAATAACAATGTTAATAATAACATGATTggttaatgactacctcatctctgacctcacacatacaattatctgtaagctccctctgtcgagcagtgaatttcaaaaacagattcaCCCACAAAGACAAAGGAGGTTCTCCAGTGCCTCGCAaaaaggacacctattggtagataaagAATTCAAATTAAAATAGTAacctgacattgaatatccctatgagcatggtgcagttattaattacactttggatggtgtatcaatacacccagtcactacaaagatacaggcgtcgttcctaactcagttgccggagaggaaggacaccGCTCAGGGACTTCCCCATGAGGCAGATGGTGACTttgttgccggagaggaaggaaaccgcccaGGGACTTGCCCATGAGGccgatggtgactttaaaacagttacagagtttaatggctgtgataggacaaaactgaggatggatcaaaaacATTGTTGTTACTCCCCTATACTAACCAAATTGGCTGCGTGAAAAAAAGGATGCGTGTACAGAgtacaaatattccaaaaattgcatcctgtttgcaactaggcactaaagtaatactgcaaaaaaatgtggcaaagcaatttactttttgtcctgaatacaaactgttatgtttgggacaaatccaatccaatacattactgagtaccactcaacata
This genomic stretch from Oncorhynchus tshawytscha isolate Ot180627B linkage group LG21, Otsh_v2.0, whole genome shotgun sequence harbors:
- the LOC112220781 gene encoding fructose-bisphosphate aldolase B isoform X1; translation: MMTTQFPSLSPVQKKELSDIAQRIVAPGKGILAADESTGTMSNRLQKINVENTEENRRTFRDLLFSAVDPNCIGGIIFFHETLYQKSDKGVLFPQVIKDKGIVVGIKVDNGTAGLNGTDGEMTTQGLDGLSGRCAQYKKDGCDFAKWRCVLKISDACPSALAIAENANVLARYASICQQNGLVPIVEPEILPDGDHDLLCTQYVTEKVLAATYKALNDHHVYLEGTLLKPNMVTAGHSCPKKFTPQEVGMATVTALRRTVPAAVPGITFLSGGQSEEEATQNLNAMNQTALHRPWKLSFSYGRALQASALAAWKGKAANKKAAQDAFTSRAKSNGLASKGEYTVVSSADQASMQSLHTANYVY
- the LOC112220781 gene encoding fructose-bisphosphate aldolase B isoform X2; the encoded protein is MTTQFPSLSPVQKKELSDIAQRIVAPGKGILAADESTGTMSNRLQKINVENTEENRRTFRDLLFSAVDPNCIGGIIFFHETLYQKSDKGVLFPQVIKDKGIVVGIKVDNGTAGLNGTDGEMTTQGLDGLSGRCAQYKKDGCDFAKWRCVLKISDACPSALAIAENANVLARYASICQQNGLVPIVEPEILPDGDHDLLCTQYVTEKVLAATYKALNDHHVYLEGTLLKPNMVTAGHSCPKKFTPQEVGMATVTALRRTVPAAVPGITFLSGGQSEEEATQNLNAMNQTALHRPWKLSFSYGRALQASALAAWKGKAANKKAAQDAFTSRAKSNGLASKGEYTVVSSADQASMQSLHTANYVY